The Lathyrus oleraceus cultivar Zhongwan6 chromosome 5, CAAS_Psat_ZW6_1.0, whole genome shotgun sequence genome includes the window GCTGCATTAGCTGTTGATAAGGTATGGGTACCACGGCGGCGACTTGACCATATGAAGCTTGTTGCTTCCCTTTATAGTTTCTGGATATGGCGtttgtttcaccttctcttttctttGGGAAGCCTCCATAATACTTCTTCGGTGCGCTAGGGGATGCCACAGCTCCTGGAATGTTTCCATCCCTCAACCCCTTCTCTATGCGATCTCCAATTGTGACTAGATGTGCAAAGTCGGACGCGGCACTACTCACCAATCTatcaaagaatgggtccttcaAGGTGTCTACAAATATTCCGGCCATTTCCTTTTCAGACAGtggtggctctacctgagcagccaactctctccatcgtTGGGTGTATTCTTTAAATCACTCACTTTCTTTCATAGCCATCCCTTGCAACTGCATTCggtcgggtgccatatctaagttgtatttgtactgacggagaaatgcgtcagccaaatccTCCCAGCTTTGAATCCGCCCTTGttctaagctcatgtaccatctcaTAGATGCTCCACttagactgtcttggaaacagtgtaCGAGTAGTTTGTCGTTTTCGGTATGAGCATCCATCTTTCTGAAGTACATTACCAGGTGACTTCTTGGACAAGTctgtcctttgtatttctcgaaatcaggagttttaaatttagccggGATGACTAAATTTGATACCAAACACATGTTAATGGCAGAGGCACCAAAGATTTTGTTTCCTTCTATGGCTTTGATCTTCTTTTCCAAGGCACGGAGCCTATCTACAGCAGGATCTGGAAGTATCTTAGGCTTCGGTAGATCAGGCATATAAAAAGTATCGTACCGGTCATCTCCAATTtcggatccatgatgagtagaTGTATCAGAAGGTTTTGCACGATCCCCATCTCATTTGCTTCCTACCGGTATCTGAACCAATCTCTTCTTGGTGGGGACGTAACCCTCGTAGACCTGGTGTGCTATCATTCCTTTTTGCCCTAGCTTCTTCCTCCTCAATCCTCTCTCTTTGAGAAATTGCGAGCATTGTCTCCAACAGTTGATCCATTTTCTCTTGGATCGTATTGATGTTTGTCCTCATGGTAATCTGGTTAGCCTCAACTTGTTCTAACATCATCTTGTAGTTGCTTCGCGTCTCGTatcggtgttgattagtcagtgtggctggataaagggtaaaaaggttgggtaagtttttttttgaatttttatgaagcgtgatgcataatgaagatgcgaatgttatgcatattttattttcagggaatcaTTCGAGTTTCATTAGTTGTTAGTAATTCGACAAAAACAAGGAATACTTAGAATAACAAAAATGGAGTAATTTTAAACATCATTCATTCAAGTACATAACATAGGGGTCCAGAAAAAGGTCATAGTTCAAAAATACACTTGTTAAAGGAAAAATATAAGACATAAGAAAATTAAACTGCTGGCTTTCTGGCTTGAAGCTCTTCTAGTTCCTCCTTGAATCTCTTCAGTAACCCTCTACAGAGCAGAATGAAACTGATTATGGCTGGAGGAGTGCTATCTTCCTTCAATTCTTCGACTGCGTCTCTTAACTTCCATGGTAATTCTTTAGTTGCCCAATTACAGAACCCCACTAGCCCATCGAGCTTTGCACGAAACTTATCCCTATCTCCTTGCAAGAAGTCTATGGTTttcttaaaggattcataatcttcaatcacataGTCTCGCTCCTTCAACCATATAGAGTTGTCTTGGTGTATTGACTCTAGCTGGTTCTTCTAATAGCTGGCAGACTCTTTTGCGTCTCTTACTTCTCGACACTTCTCCTTCCATATCATGGGTGAAACCCTAGAAGCTTCGGTGGCTATGTTCTTGAGTCGGTGTTCCTGATCTACTTCAACCTTTGCATGACGAACAGAATTGGTGAGTTCTTTTATTTGAGCCACAAGTGTATCCATTATCGTCTTGTTTTCCTTTGTGGCTAGATGCCATCAACGCTCATTGTCTTGATATTCTTTATGAGTTCGTCGTAGTTGACCCTTAAATGTATCTAAATAATGGTCAGCTTGTTCTAATCCCACTTTGATCTTTTTCCTCTTATGCTCTTCCTTATTGAACTTTTCCACATGTGCTTGAAGTTGTGCCTCTTTTCTCTCAAGCTCCCACTTCATGGTGTTTTTCTCATTGATGGTTTGTTGGAGTTTTATCTGcaactcttcattctctttttctaactttgccatggtggtcttgagttcctccacttcttcaatagggacatgggtgagcttaggttcagGAAGAGGTATAGGTGTCCGAATGACAAATGGCATTTTGATCATCTCCACTCTTTCCTTTACCCActgaaaatatggttcttttgtaatcccatttTCTCTCCCTAAATCAGCTTTCCCTTTTCGATTGACATTCTTCCAAGCCTATTTGATTCGTTGGAACAAGCTAGGATTTCAACCCCAAAGTCGAGTaacaagaaagcttccaaagaTTTTGCCTCTGGAGGACCTTCTATTGGGTAGCCAAGTTATCTGAGTGATAGAACCGGGTTAGCATTCacacatccttgagttccaataAGTGGTAGATTAGGGAAATCGCCACAGCTGAATATGATATCCATGTTGATGTATTCTTTGGAATACCAAGAGAGATCTTCAAATCAGAGTGATCCCAATCTCTGAGGCCAACTAACATCTGTCTGTTCAATCCAAGCACCTGCCTTTGGAAGATGTTCTATAAACCA containing:
- the LOC127081150 gene encoding uncharacterized protein LOC127081150, translated to MPDLPKPKILPDPAVDRLRALEKKIKAIEGNKIFGASAINMCLVSNLVIPAKFKTPDFEKYKGQTCPRSHLVMYFRKMDAHTENDKLLVHCFQDSLSGASMRWYMSLEQGRIQSWEDLADAFLQYTQRWRELAAQVEPPLSEKEMAGIFVDTLKDPFFDRLVSSAASDFAHLVTIGDRIEKGLRDGNIPGAVASPSAPKKYYGGFPKKREGETNAISRNYKGKQQASYGQVAAVVPIPYQQLMQQQQMYQPQH